Part of the Anguilla rostrata isolate EN2019 chromosome 10, ASM1855537v3, whole genome shotgun sequence genome, CCACAGCAACACAACTGTGGTAGTATGAATGCAACTAAGCTGTTGCAcaattttgtttatgtttttcagaaatatcaGAAAGATACAAATTGCAGTCAATGCTGTGACtcacccttggtgcttggccccgaacatcactgcttgcagctatatttttgtattattaacTGAACCACTATATATTTGCCTGTAGCTGTATAGGCGAATTAAGCTacttttacataaaaaatttaaattctgtAATAGTCCAAGTATTTTCTAATCACAGAGGCTTTCACTTAAAAAGTCAACAATTGGTCTTTCATGATTAgacaaaaattttaattttaatttcttacacaaattaatatttccttcaattttctttcattttaattgctttgaaaaatactgaaattcTTGTTACCAAAATTAAGTGCTGAATAACTTCACATAATACTTAAATACAATCAAAATGGATCTTATATAATCACAGACTAGAGTTGACCAAATTCTCTCGTAGCACATTGGGTAACATGGAAGGAATGAAGTGAATGAaccacgcaaaaaaaaaaaaaaaaaaaaaaacgcccatCTTGCAACCCCACGAAGCTACATCACTGCCATAAACCAAAACACAGGCCAACTATAGCGCATTTAAACAGCTATTCAGTTTACTGGTTGCCCGACATCGGTCCTATGTTAGCTACTAGATGGCAGCCTAGATCAGTATATTAGGCATCAGGCAGCTAACTAGTAAGCTCCCACAATAGGAAGCAATCTCTTCGTTACAATTCATGTCAGCATACTACAAAAGACATTCAATTGTGGCCTGGCTGAGCGAGCCAGCTGTTAGCATTTTGCAAGCCTGCCAACCAAGTTGCTCATTGACTCATACACAGCAAGCTCACTACTCGTTACTCTATTCAACTGCAAATGAATGCAATCGGAGTTTGCAATCTAGTGTAAgaaacttttcattttcttgttctcGAAAGAACGGCACGCAAACCAATGTGCCCTGACAGTCTAACTGAAGTTCTGAGAATGCCCTGTAGGTACTCCTAATGTCACCCAAATTTGATAATACAAAAGACTGATGGTGGCCACAGTTTTGTGTGGTGGCGCATTATAAAATAAAGATCACCTGATCTGCATTGTATCcgttttaaatgtattcctAAGAACACACTCTAAATTCTCACCAACAACGCATGTGAGGTAGCTTAGTGACTAATGTTAGCTATCcagtgctagctagctaacgctacagATACCACCCAGCTTTCTCACACCTTGTTTGTCTGTTCTGAATGACGATAGCTACCTATAATATCTAAATGCATCGATGACTTTCCAGAAGTGTTGGCGCTCCAGCCGCTCCTCTTCGTCTGGAGCATATTTTATCCTTTCTCTGTAAAAATATGCCTCCTCTTGTTCTCCATCTGCACTCAGTTCCTCCGTCGCCTCGGCCATCGCTGAGAATGACGTGCCCAGACCAGAACAATCGAGACCAGACTACCATAGACAGGTTAATCAATCGAGTTCAACAAACTCGCtcaaaccaaacaaacaggaatTAGTGGCTATTTTTGGAAAGGCAATACAACAATgacaaattattaatataatcagTGATCTgctgtagtaataataataaaagagcTTTATAGTGAAGTTGAAAAATTCACCTCAACCACTACCAACGTGAAGTAATCACCTGGGTGAGGCAAGTCAGAGCAGTAAAAGATATATAATTGTTGAGCCAATTGTTGAGGGATTATCAGGTGACCGGTTTAGAGAGCCTATCCGAGAATTATACTAAAAAACCAGGCATCCCCCAACATTTCTAGGACCACCACAAATTCATGAGTCTCACTCTCAAGTTTAATAACAAGTACAGGCATTCAAAAAAGttacacaatatattttggTGGTAAAATAAGACAACTTTTTAGGATGTGGCATTTGCAGAAAATCATTCATGGATGACACTATATATTAAAGTACTTTCCTGAATAATGAATATTGAAGATGTCACCCAGgaataacatttttatgtagGACATTGAAGAAATATAATaatgctcaggtgtgtgtgtgtgtgtgtgtgtgtgtgtgcctgcgtgcatgtgtgaatgtgtatggcTGTGCATGCAAACATCCTAGGGTGTATGCaaaaattcagcatttttatttaaaaaataaaaacagaaaacatgtcttttttatttaaacttttttgcattttgccagGCAATAAGATTGGaatcttatttacaatggcagcctggcattatttatttccccAATGGATTCACTATTTTTCCCATGAAGAGCACACTTTTGGTGTCAGTGCTATAGATCAGAAACATGAACGGCCGATCAAACTTCAGGAAGGGAATACGGATGAGCGAGTGAAGTGTGATCGTCACCCCTGttgcagctgctgctgtggcTCCTGCCTCATCAACATCTAAAGAAGCCTGATGAACAACCTGAAAGCAGTCACACAGCAAAGCTTAACATATGGCACAGTTTAAGCACCACAGTAGGAACTAATACACAATACTGTATATTATGTCAGTTTCACAGagctgggtcaaatacatatttgttttggattcaaatacttttctacactttactgatcttctCTGGTGTATTGTAACAAATattctcaaaaagtgcaaatcctaccttctggtcatactggaaggctcaattacaccaggcaagatcaatagagcacagaaaagtacaaaacaaatacgtatttgaccccgGTCTGCAGTTTCAGATGTTATTTCTATTATCAGTTGaacccattttgttttccaacacaAGCATTCTTGTGGAAAATATTTCTATCATAGAAATATCAAGCTCATTTTACTGGGGATCAAAGTGTGAGAATAGTAAAttacagcaacacaaacaaTGCATTGAATCAAGGTTTAGTATAACTAACTCAAAAATTGATTAAACAGCGAATATTTGTAGATGCATAACTGTCACTATTGTTTCTACTGTCACTAATtttaacacttaaaaaaaatttttttttacctcagatACTTTCAGTTTTACTCCTTCTTCATTAGTTATTCCTGTGAAGTCAGCCACATCATCAAAGATGTCAGGCATTCCCATTCCAGTCAGGACGTCCTTGAGTGAGTATGATGTTGTGATAGAGAATTTGGGAACATACACTTTATATTCCCTGCAATGGGAAAATTGATAATAATTACTCTGCTTTCTCATGGTTTTCAATGCATTGGAAATGTTCATTGTTTCAGGGTGCAggtaaaaaagacaaaaagaaaaaaaaacacaggaagaaaTATGACCAGCCATTTTAGGGTCAGTTGCAACATAAGTAATGGTAATAGTAGTAAACTGCAGCAAGGTGATATTGAGGACATTCAaagtatttttataaatgatttaaaatccTTCCATTGTCTATAACTGCTTATCTTGGTCAGGGTCGCTGGTggctatcccagcgtgcattggacaagaggcaggaatacaacctggacaggtcaccaatctatcgcagggccaACATCATTAATGAATCAGTTTAATAGCTTCTAATGGctgtcacatttttcaaaaatgaatatgacatTTGTAAGAAAAGAATGTACGGTATGTCCAAAACAATCACAACTGCTCTTCGGGAAAGGAAATCATGCACCAAAACAGTAAGTTTATATCCATGAACTTGTATATCCACAAATGAAGACAGAAGCCTCAAGGCATCGGCCACTTTAGTGCATTAATCAGCCActataaattaatgttttcataCTAAAACTCACAAGTGCCATAATGGGAACTTTTACATTACTTCATATCTTTGaggatatacattttttatgtaccCTTTTGTCaaaattttgtttgatttgatgCCTTTAAGCAGttacttacttttttttcatccacTTCAGCCATTTTGCCACGTGTTTCCTGCAAATGACCTCTTCCAGTTTCTGCAGTCCATCCTCAGGAAGGAGCAGCAGCATTGAGACAGAATCATTATAATGCAGCTGAAGAACGTGAGTGGAGATCTCTGTGTcataataaacattaaaatggttCTTTTCTATCATCATTGGGACTTGAACTGTTGTTGTGTTGTCAACGAAAAATGGCATTTCCAGTGTTGATTCTGGCTTGAATGGCACCTCccattttcctgaaaaaaatgtaattcattagttctttttttaatcttgaaAACAggataaaaagttattttattgcCAACTACAGGAGAATTTGGGACAATGTTCCCTGCATAAGTAACATggtgatttaaatttaaaataatcagcAGTAAGACAGTATGTTTAGGAGCTTTCAGTCAGTtgggaacttgacataaatatCCATTGCTGACCTACTCAGGAGGTTTTGTGAAAACATTACTTCAAAAGCAAATGACTTATTTTCCTGCTTGTAAACTTGGAAAAGAAAGAGTAAGTATGCATCTTTATGTTGGGTGGGGATTAATGAATACTCTGAATGCACAGGGTCTTTATGTCTAAACTTTATGTCTAAGGGTCAAGAAGGACgccagaaaccccccccccccccccccgccccatgaCAGGAAACAAAATATCAGAGGTTACATGAAGAATACAAAAATGATACTTTCTGTCAAATTAGTTTTACTTTTTGTCCTCACTCTCATCTGCATATCCCTTACCTTTGAAGTATATGTAGTTGATGAGATACATTACTGTTAGGGGATCCACTTCCTCAACCAGCTTTGTTATTTTACCCTTGGTCTTTTCATCCACATACTTATTTATCTGCTTCTTGGCCTCTTCAGCATTGCCAAAGTTGGTACTAAAACCCTCTGACCGGTAATATTGTTTCATGCTCTCCAGGAAGTTAGGGCTTGGCTTGATGTTTTCTCCAATGAAGAGTGCATTCCCAAGCGACAGGTCTACTTCCGTTTTCTCGTTGAGGTCCTGATGGATGTGCTGGAAGGCCTGGTTCATTTCCTCTGCAGTCATGTCCATCTCGTTGAAGCCCAGACCTTCAAAGAGCTGCTGGTGTGTCTTCCCTCTGGCTCCCGAGGACAGAGCGGCCAGGGCCACGGACACGCTCAGTGGGGAGAAGAAGACGTTCTTGGATTGAGAAGCAGGCAGGGCGGAGATGTGCTTGTACAGATGGAAAGCAAAGTCAAGATTCTCCTTGTATATCTTCAGGCTTCCAGCAGCAGAATCGTTGTGGACACCAtggttgctgtgctgtgtgtgatggtggCACTGGGCAGTGGACCAAAAGAGCACTAGTGCAACACACAAACTCAGCAGCGCCTTCATCCTGGTAACTATCAAATCAGAAATATGCATGTTCAAACAACTAAAACATGTAGGATTTgttgcatttactgtatgtacttGTTGGGCCTATGTGAGATCATACAAAATTAagattttacaaaacaaaaagcgaAATTATATGAGAAGTAGACAAGACCAGACATCACACACGCATAAAAAATGCTCTCACCTGTGGATTTCTTTATGGAAAATGTCAGTATTTGCAGTGAAGAGAAACATAAAGTGATATAAAGGATCTTCAAGGGGGGGAAATGCCCAGTGAAAATGTATAAGCTAACAGCATTATAACAGACAGGTGTAACTACatagcaaaatgaaaataaaaagtaaggAACAGAGAGGGTAAAAACAAGACTGGGTGAGAGCACATTctgaaatataacaaaaatcCAAAATTGAGTCAAAAATCCCAAATAGCCAACTGACATTTAAATCtcttaaaaagcaataaaaaatatcagCCAAGGGTAACTATGAGGatttgattattaaaatattgccaAATCTTGAAGTGGCCACCAATCAACTCATCTACTGAAAGTAAGTCATAACACTGACTAGACTATTGTACTCtatagtaatattttaaaacagattGTATCACAAAGATGACCAAATGCTGAACTCACCTCTCCTGTGTTTTCGGGTGGATTCTGCTCGGTTTTGAATGGCTCTCTGaatttttatatgtttgtgGATTGCCTTGTTTGGTTTAGTTCTTGATCTTTGGCCCATTTTGAAACCAAGCTCAAATTTGTACTACATAATGATTAGCCACAGATTTTTAGGCCTGCTGACCAGAGATTATGTAACACAGGGTGAAATGGAAGGGACATCATAGATTATTGTTACTGACTGTTAACTCCAGATATTAAATGTCCATTCAGCACATATTTGAGCGCAGCGCTGCCCGGattgcctttttatttctgtttattgtcACTTCACACCAACTTCTGGAATTGAACAGCCAACTGACATTTTGACAAAGgtaaacattttcagttcagaCAGTGAGATCGCCTCCCTCCTTAGCAGAAATACACAAGTAATTTGCCTTAACATACCAGTTTGAACTTTCCAAAATGAACATTGTGGAGGTTTATTAGTTTACTTCGGCTACTCAATGGCATTAATGGCATTTGGACTTCTTTGCCTGACAAATGCATCATATCAGCCAGCAAGTTAAAAATGTCCCTGCTGACCCTGATGGAGATGAAGAGCTATCAAACCGTATGCCAGATCAAGAATCCTGGGTTATGCCGACTCATGCAAAATCGGAAAAGAGGAATCAACAATAATACTGCCACTCATttgttaaaacatattttaatgacataCTTCTGACTTTAAAAAACTCACTTTCACAatagctccaccccccccccgcccccacattCAATTCCATTGATGTTTTTGAAGGTAATAAGgtttaactttaatttaactTTATACAATACTGAAATGCTgtatatttggaaaaaaaaataataaaaagataaaaatacacGTCATATTGAACAGCAGTGAAGCCACCTTATATTTTCTTGTAATACCGCAAACAATTTATGggtctttcatttgaaaatgttcaaCTCTGCCCATGttacacatttttaacacaTGTAACAACATTACTATAAACACACTGTAGCTTAGTTCATTTCGCAAAATCAAAATACCGATAAATGTAATACCCAACACAAAATGTCTGTGAAGAACAACGTACAGAAGACACACTATGACTGTGTTGTTATTTGGATAACAAATGTGTATATAGCTGAATGTGCATTATAAAGTTTTCTTCACTATTGTATGGTGCAATATTCAAGTACTAGATGGAACACAGGGAGTGTCAGTCTGCATCTGCAGGGGGGGAAACAACAAAAGCAAGTTCAGTTCACATCCATAGATACTGATTAAATATAAATTCCAGTTAAACTAGATGGCTGCCTCTTTGCGTTAATGACAGTTGTGCACCATGGTCACACTGCGATTCTCTCCCTCTGATGTCAAGAACTATCGACCTGTATCGCTTCTACCTTTTCTGACCAAAACCATTGAACGAGCAGTGCTTAAGCTGCTATCATCTTtcctccatcagaacaaccttcTGGATCCTCACCGGTCTGGCTTAGAAAACCAGGCACTCAACAGACTGCCTTCCTGGCTGTGACAGAAGcccttgccactgcaagagcttCATCGCTCTCCTCtatcctgatcctcctagacctgtCTGCAGAATTCAACATGGTCAACCATTAACTACTCATCTCCTCTTTGGCTGAGATAGGCTTTTCTGGGATTGCCCTCTCTTGGTTTGcgtcctatcttgcagataggtccgaccacctggatggggtctgtcAATGcacctcatccccttgttacaggagtcccacagggatctgtaccgGGGCCTCTGCTATTCTCCTTGGTTCAGTCATTCATTTACATGGTTTCTCTTCtcactgttatgctgatgatacataactcttcttctcttttcctccctctgccATACAGGTCAATGAGAGAATATctgcctgcctggctgacatcttaACATGAGGCATCACCTCAACAAGACAAAGCTGCTGTTTAGATCTCAAAAGACCTCACAACTACGGTAGCTCTCCCTCACTGTCAATGGTACTACAGTGAAtacctctcactctgcaaagagcctgggggtggtcctggatgaccagctggacttCAAGGAGCACACCATGGTAACAGCcacttgtccaggctatggtgatcTCACGTCTACATTACTGAAACT contains:
- the LOC135233130 gene encoding hibernation-specific plasma protein HP-55-like isoform X2, whose translation is MGQRSRTKPNKAIHKHIKIQRAIQNRAESTRKHRRVTRMKALLSLCVALVLFWSTAQCHHHTQHSNHGVHNDSAAGSLKIYKENLDFAFHLYKHISALPASQSKNVFFSPLSVSVALAALSSGARGKTHQQLFEGLGFNEMDMTAEEMNQAFQHIHQDLNEKTEVDLSLGNALFIGENIKPSPNFLESMKQYYRSEGFSTNFGNAEEAKKQINKYVDEKTKGKITKLVEEVDPLTVMYLINYIYFKGKWEVPFKPESTLEMPFFVDNTTTVQVPMMIEKNHFNVYYDTEISTHVLQLHYNDSVSMLLLLPEDGLQKLEEVICRKHVAKWLKWMKKKEYKVYVPKFSITTSYSLKDVLTGMGMPDIFDDVADFTGITNEEGVKLKVSEVVHQASLDVDEAGATAAAATGVTITLHSLIRIPFLKFDRPFMFLIYSTDTKSVLFMGKIVNPLGK
- the LOC135233130 gene encoding hibernation-specific plasma protein HP-55-like isoform X1, with the translated sequence MKALLSLCVALVLFWSTAQCHHHTQHSNHGVHNDSAAGSLKIYKENLDFAFHLYKHISALPASQSKNVFFSPLSVSVALAALSSGARGKTHQQLFEGLGFNEMDMTAEEMNQAFQHIHQDLNEKTEVDLSLGNALFIGENIKPSPNFLESMKQYYRSEGFSTNFGNAEEAKKQINKYVDEKTKGKITKLVEEVDPLTVMYLINYIYFKGKWEVPFKPESTLEMPFFVDNTTTVQVPMMIEKNHFNVYYDTEISTHVLQLHYNDSVSMLLLLPEDGLQKLEEVICRKHVAKWLKWMKKKEYKVYVPKFSITTSYSLKDVLTGMGMPDIFDDVADFTGITNEEGVKLKVSEVVHQASLDVDEAGATAAAATGVTITLHSLIRIPFLKFDRPFMFLIYSTDTKSVLFMGKIVNPLGK